The Branchiostoma floridae strain S238N-H82 chromosome 7, Bfl_VNyyK, whole genome shotgun sequence region aaggaagaaccaactgtttccagcacttcagtccttgaatgactttcttgcacctaatccacatggctgtcctacttcgtaatattccagtccttgggATAACTTGACGATTGAACTTTCCCCACAATGTACGTCCTCACCACCCATAGCAATAACAGTCGATGCACGAACCTCCCTCTGGCTTTTACCTACGTCACAGACACAGCAAACCATCCTCTAGCTTCCCCATAAAACCACCCTCTGTCTTGAAGATGCAAGTATACAGAATCCTCTTCTTCATTATATAGACTACagctctctctccctctgcaCCACGACTGGACAATCCACCACTGCAGTTGCATTACTACCGAGGTTCTGGCTTTTCTGAGATTTTAGTCCACTGTTTTCAGTGCTACACCGATTACCTCCCATACGAAAGAGTAACCTCCTTGCCCTGCTCAACGGAGCCTGCATGTCCAACATTCCACATTCCGCCAAGGGAGCCAGCATATCCCACATTCCCCATTCCACCAAGGCAGTGTTGGCATTCTAGTGAAGGTGGAAATGTTGGAATTCCAGTGGCAATGTTTGAATTCCAGCGAAGGAGGCAATATTGGGCAGTGCCATTGGAATTCCAGCCAGAGTAGTGCAAGAATGCATTGGAATTCCAGCCAGAGTAGTGCAAGAATGCATTGGAATTCCAGCCAGAGTAGTGCAAGAATGCATTGGAATTCCAGCCAGAGTAGTGCAAGAATGCATTGGAATTCCAGCCAGAGTAGTGTAAGAATGTGCCCAAAAAAGCAGCCATATATGCTGGCAGGATGTTGTTCAGTGCATGGCTGGCTTGCCCACCATCCATACATGTCCTTGtgcttgcaattttgcatgttaccaaaaaaagattttgaacactgtgtgtgtgtgtgtttctttgtgtgtgtgtttgtgtgtgtgagagtgtgtgtgcgtgcttgcgtgcgtgcgtgagtgtgtgtgtgtgaccttgatatacctttagtatatgccatgaaaattacatttggctcTGAATTACCATTTGCCATCATTCAGGATTCTGACCTcaatatgtaacatttcctgtctaccTATGGTATATGGCATTCCCTATCAATTGACCTGAGCTGACCCCTGATACCAGCTTCCACGGACATGAaccaaattccatttcacattcatcgaagctaacattccatacatgcctgtgAACATGGcaggctaacattccatacatgcctgtgAACATGCCAGGCTAATATTACatacatgcctgtggaaacatgcctgtgcaattcctagaatttttgcagactgaatatgatatataccatttggctcgcccctgaggcgtcgccaacaAAAAACTACACAGGTTTCAAGTCAGTTGATAAAGTGATAAAAACCTACAGATGGAGAGAGTTGGGTGACTTGGGTCATACTTGTCGCATGTCACCAGAAATCACACAGAGAGGAGCACCACAGGACAAAAGATTCAGAAGCGTACCAAAATAAACCTTAAGATGAAATGAGAAAAGAGAAGCGAGGGAGACGGACATCTCCTTCGACGAAGCACCGAGAGTAGCGGCAGACTGGACCAAGTGGAGGTGTTTCTtcaggtggactctcactgtaCTTACGGCAtcggtgcggcactacgggaCCGTATATGACTCAACAAATTTAAGGGATAAGAACGAATTTTTCcgtttgtgcattttgttgtcatctaagtattacgcaatatctaaatcattaaaATTCACGAAAATAGCAagacagtgccgcagtgaacgaaccccacagtgccacaccagttccccaagttcagtgagagtccacctttcaGATGAGTGAGAGTGATAGAGGCTCTTATTCTTTTTGTCTTCCATCTCACCAGAATAGCAACTCTTGCCGTTGTGCCCGATCCACACGGAGACCGGTCCACGAAAAACCCGCCGAACACACTGGTCTGAAGCGTCGGCGTCTGGTCGTACTCGTCCCGCCCGTCCGTAATGATCGTCCCGTCCAAGTACGCCATTTCCGGGTGCTCCGGGTGGCGTAACGGCACGGCCTTCTTCACGGCTTCTGTCACTGCTATAGCGGCGCTCCTCACAGCTTCAATAGGAGCTGTACGGAGATCTAGCCCGAGAGAGCTGTCAGGGAGAAAGGCGTAGAACGCCCCTCCAGAAGCGATGTCTACCTTCACCCGCCCGTAGTTGGGAACGTCGACTTCTTGGTCGAGCGCAAAAACAAACGCTGGAACACTGTGAAATCTGAAAGAAGAAGAGGTAAATTCAATTCTTATGAAGAactttctggatagtttcaCAGACGAAATGTATGGAAAATGGAATCTTCTGTCTTGACATGGAAAATGGAATCCATAAATTGTTATTACGACCCGACACAAACAGTTCATGTGGGGACCGTGTGGGGTACAGCAATGTTCTTGGTCACTTCATTTGTGCCCTAAAAGTGTTTTAATCACAAATGACAATTTAGATTATTGGAGTCTAGTTTGAACTAGAGCTAGTATCAGGTTCTGTGGTAGAAAAATAGGAATCAAAACAAGTCGAACGAGTGACAATTACATATAACTGCAGTACTAACTGTATTTATCCACAATGAAATATTTATAGGAAAACCTGTACTGGATTTTTGCCTCTGGCGTTCGCGCTATAATCTAGTACAGGTTTTCAGTA contains the following coding sequences:
- the LOC118419782 gene encoding trans-3-hydroxy-L-proline dehydratase-like, which gives rise to MRVDCEDGKSGRVRFHSVPAFVFALDQEVDVPNYGRVKVDIASGGAFYAFLPDSSLGLDLRTAPIEAVRSAAIAVTEAVKKAVPLRHPEHPEMAYLDGTIITDGRDEYDQTPTLQTSVFGGFFVDRSPCGSGTTARVAILHRRGQLDPSKARQFASGPTGSVMTGRPVRETRWGEFDAVIVEVAGNAYYTGTAEYTVEPDDPLKNGFLVK